A window of Benincasa hispida cultivar B227 chromosome 9, ASM972705v1, whole genome shotgun sequence genomic DNA:
AATCAACTTTCTTTAAGATTGAAATCAAGCTTGACTGAAATACTAATTAAGCAAGAAAATTTCTGTTCTGTAAGATTTCATGTTCTGGGTTATTGATTTCAATAGAAAAATAGGTATCTTAAAGATTACATACTTCCATCATTTAAAAGTTTTTAGAAGAAGATGATCCAAAAATCTAAAGGGAACCAATTATGAAGATCTTGTTGGGTCTAAAATTTTGCCTCATTAGTTTCAACAATACTCTATATATGAAAAAGAATCAACAGAAGTTGCCTTTTAGTTAATGCAGTTGCTTTCCTATCAGTTGATAACAATattcaaatgtttttattttgtagACTCACATGGATTCAACGGATATGGAGTTTGATGGAACTGCAACTGACACTTCAAAAAATAAACTAGATGTAGAAACGGATGCCAATACAAGTATCGTTGATATTGATTCAGCAAATAAGACATCAGATATTCCAAATTTACCAAAAAGAGGGAAGGTTGTGAAAAAATCCATGGTTTGGGATCATTTTGAGAGGCTAAAAGGTGATCAATGTAAATACGTCTATGCATGTCATTTTAAACGTAATAGTACTGGGACTATGAATAATCATCtggaaaattgtaaaaaaatatcCTTACCAGAAAAAAGAGAGATCCAACCCAAATGACATTAGCTTTCAAAACTAAAGACAAAGACAATATTGAGGATAATACTTCACaacttgtatgtgagtcatatAGTTTAGAAAATTTTCGGGAGGCGTTGGTTGAAATGGTAACTGTTGACGATTTGTCATTCAAGTTTGTGGAGGATAAATGATTTAGTAAATTTGTCGATAGATTAACATGTGCAAGTCAACCTAAATTTGTTGTTCCGTCTCGTTTACTATGGCTAGAGATGTACTTGAGTTGTATGTTAATGAGAAAAAACGTTTGAAAGACATGTTTGCGAACAAGAAGTATAGAGTTTTTCTCATTATGGATTGTTGGATATCGagacaaaatataaattacatggtACTAACTGCCCATTTCATAGATTGTAATTGGAGATTGCATAGAAGGATACTTAGTCTTTGTCCAATTGAGAATCATGAAGATGATACTATTGGTAAAAccattgaaaagaatttgaaagaTTTGGGCATTGAAAGGGTAATGACTTTAACGGTTGATAATGCAAGTTCGAATGACACTGCCATTGCTTATCTTCTGAAAAGATTCAATAAGGGTTTattgtttggtagagaatttcTGCATGTTCGTTGTTGTGctcatatattaaatcttaCAGTATGTGATGCTTTTAAGGAACATAATGATTGCATTAATAGGATTCGATATGTTGTACAATTTATAAGATATTCTCCTGcacattttttgaaatttaaaaagtgcattgaaattgaaaaaatttcttGTAAGAGTTACATGTGTCTTGATGTTCCCACTAGATGGAATTCCACATATTTTATGCTTTAGGTAGCTATGAAGTTTGAAAAGGCTTTTGATAgattagaagatgaagatgctTCTTATAGACACGATTTTTTATCAAATAAGGAAGATTGGACAAATGCTAAGATGTTGATTAGGATTTTAAAAGTCTTTTGTGATGTGACATTGAAAATTTCAGGCTCTTTGTACACCACTTTGAATATGGTTTTTCATCGTGGTTCAGAATTGTATACGTTTGAATGCTGGTAGTGCAAATGCAATGCTAGTTGAAATGGCCAATAGCATGAAGGCCAAATTTGAGAAGTATTGGgggaacaatgaaaaaaataatctattgtTGTATGTTGCTATTGTGCTAGATCCTCGAAAAAAGCTAAGGTTTGTATCTTTttgactcaatttttttttttttttgggccaGAGGTTGCCAAATCTGTGGAAAATGTAGTGGAACAATGTTGCAGATGTCGCTTTCATGAGTACAGTACTCAGAGTGGGAGTGGGAGTACTACTACTAATACACCAATTGTCTCAACCTCGGAGACCATTATTTATTGTGATCCAATTGAAAAGATGGGTCAAGACTTTGTCTATGATACAGTTGATATTGATTTCGAAGGCAATGAGACCACATCTTTCGAACAGGGGTCAgagattgatatttatttgttgGAAGGTAATGTTAAGAATGAAGGTGATTTTAACATACATCAATGGTGGAAGATAAACAGTCATCGGTCATATGGTTAGAGATATTTTAGCAATTCCAGTATCTATTGTAGCGTCTGAGTCAGCTTTTAGTACACGAGGTCTTATTGTTGATTCATCACATTGTTCATTGGATCCAAAAAGAGTGGAGGCCCTCATTTGTACTCAAAATTGGCTACATTCTAATCCAATAGATCTTGaagttcaacatgatttaaaaGAAGCTTCGTTATTTGAAGAAggtatttatttaattgtttaactTTAAACTTTATTATATGTATTCTGTAGTTGTAACttgttagtttaaaatcttAATGAGGTTATCTTTCTCTTCTTAATCTTAATTATATAGGATTCAGAGTAATTATGGATGATGAAAAAGAGGTTCAAGACCTTCCAGATTTTGCAAAGTTGTCACTTATTGATTAAACATTTATTAGTAGTGATTTTGGTTGTATTTGACTATTTGTGACATACTatttgtttttatattgtaatttAGTTGTATTTGACTTTATGTCgtaatttctaatttgattGTATGTGTCATGTGACATTTGTGATGTGAAGTACTATTTGTGTTTTCATTATATTTGATACTATTTTTGACGTACACTCTCAACTctcatattagttttgttttcaaatatatatgtattatgTGTTTCTTTAAGTAATTAAGCGAACACAATCCTAAACAATAGACATGTTAAATATGAAGGGTTGTCAAATAAAatcatatcaatattttattatttttaatatctcTATTCCATAAGTATTAAAATGTAAAATGGTATCTTGAATTCTGAATCACAATCacaaattaagagagaaaactaAACATGATTGAtaggaaagaaaaatgaagttaACAAATAGTTgacttttgataattaatttaatttgtattaaaaaattacTATTTATAACTATAATGATTTATaactaaatataacttttaccTAATAGCAATATTCAATTCAAATTGACTAATTGAATTGATAGGAAGAAAAAGGAAGTTAACAAATAGTTGACTTTTGAATCTTTGatagttaatttaatttgtatcaaaaaaTCGCTATTTATAACAataatgatttataattaaatataacttttactTAATAGCAATATTCAATCCAAATTGATTAACTAAATTGATAGGAAGTTAACAAATAGTTGACTTTTAAATCTTTGatagttaatttaatttgtattaaaaaattgcTATTTATAACGATAATGATCTATCaactaaatataatttttatctaATAACAAATAGTACTCACTAGTAACTACTAAATggtaaaatgtaaataattaattattaaatatagcATTTGTTCTgagaatattattaaaaaataaaagaaaaaaagggaaaaaccaAACCGGTCAGACCGACCGGTCGACCGTTCGTGTTTTTTGCTCAGTCGACGGTCAGACCGGTTTGGTCAACCGATTCGCTCGATTCGACGTCGGCCTAGTTGGAAAACCGACCTTGACCAGCCGATGATCACCCCTAGGAAAATTTAATCGAAAAGGTCTTTACgaaagttttttttgtttgtttgtttttcaaaaactaattataaataCATGTATTTCAAACTTATAATTGAATATTGTTGTTTTACTAATCTCTTTTCTTATAATTAAGCCTCCTCCCTACAAGGTTAAACCAAGTcccttaccaaaaaaaaaaaaaaaaaaaaccattgtaAAAAGTTATACTTCAAAAAACAAAGATCatgaaaaacaataatattttaataataaatttgggaTATATAGATAGCACTGTAAAAGTGCTGTTTTCCTTAGCTTAATTTAAGTTGGTTCGTatattttacatgtttattatcctattttgtaggtatcaagCACCAATGAAGTAGATTTGACTATTTCGAGTTGttgggggttaatttggagcaatttgGAGCTAAATTGAGTATCTCATCTTCAAAATGGTATAAATTTCCAAAATGCTTCTAAAAAAGAGCATGTAACCCTCTACCAAGCGTAGCAGCACGCTCAAAGACAGATTGAGCGCATTGccagcagcgttgcaacgtctCCATTACGTTGCATCGTTTCGTTACAAGACAGCGACTGACATCGAATGGGTAGTATTGCAACGTTACAAAGATTGATGAAAATCACTGAGCGCACATGTCTAGCCAAATTGATTCAGCGTTACAACACTAACTTTACGCCCTGAAGTCTACGCTCTGGTTGGGGCGTTGCAATATTGCGTTGTTGGTATAAATACAATTATTTCCGAATTGTGTAAAGGGAGAAGAGAGTTAGGCTGATTTTGAGAGCTCTTATCTCGGTTTGGCCATTTTAGGAAAAAACTCATGAAATTACTTTATATTTTGAGCTTAAATGGTAAAACTTGGCATCGTGATTTGGATTTGATGAACGTTTGAAGACCAATCGTCGATTTTAAGGGTTGTagggtttttcttttaattttatgatattttttatgagttattcCTTGATCTTcctgtttattttctttttttaaaaaaaaaaaaaaattcaagagtGAGCATATAGGTAGATTAAATTGACAACTTAATCGCATGTATGTTCGTTCGCCCTTGCAATATATGTTTTTCGAGTCCGTAATTGCATAAAATAACAAGCTTAATTTCAGTAGCAATAGGTTTAAGTTAGAATTATGGTTTGATTGTTAAACTTCTAAGATCACCTAAAAGATAATAGAACCTAAAGGCTAGAAATGCATTAGGTTAGATTTGGCCAATTTAGCTTAATATCCTAATCAATCCAAGAATTTAATGCAATTAACTAAGTAACATTTGTTATAAGCTTGGTTAATTTACGAATTAACGACATGTTGATTTTCCATAGGGAGTTTTTTAGGGCTATCTCTGCATTCGATTAGGTTTGAGAAATAATTAATCCTTGAATGTTTGCATGATTAATCGATGATTAGATTCATAGACAGCCAAATGATCTCTAAATCGTCGAAGGTAATCTCGTGttcattctctctttttctcaatctatcttacttttTCACATTTTAATTTCAGCATTTAGTTTTCTTGTCAATCCAAACACAAGACCCCTATCGTTTTTACTGCGTTTCAATGGCGAATTTAACTGATAAGATATTGTATGTTGGGCTCTCTGTGGTTTGACCCTGAACTTGTCGCTTGTTCTACCTAATAGTATAAGTAGTCGtttcggtgatttataaatattattcaattaGTAGAGATTTGTAGACAACAGTAGATCTCTCCTTcagttatatatttatattaagttaaagacaacattaataaaaatatattgttatGAAACGTGtgaaaaattataacatataaattaagctctttttgtttttttttttttttccttcttctttgaaAACCAAATTCATAACTACAAACTTCGAATTTGAATCAATTTCTTATAACTTCCAAAAGTGAAAATTTATATGTAATTTCCAACTCTTTTAATttggaaatattttaaaatataacaaagtgTCATTGTCTATATGTCTCTCAACACTAatatttataaatgagttggttcatttttctatatttgaaaataaccccTTCAATtatcttaataaaattattattctaccgaaatctaataaaaatagGAAGAAAACCTGATCACGTAATTATTCTCGAAtgagtattaaaaaaaaaaagagaaattatgaaatatggaaaaacaCTTATATCAATAATATCCACAATTATGACCAAAGTGAGTATAGGATAATATGTTAGCGACTAAAAAGTCGATATTCTAATCTTTTCACTtgtgttgtactaaaaaaaaacaatatgcaCAATTATGAACTTAATTATAACAATTGTCTATATAATTTTGTTAGctaatctttatattataaagtgtAAAAATGATGTATTAATGGAAGAATTTCAACAAATGATCTCAATTAACTTATTAGGAGTTTAATTGATATAACTCATACATTGATTTTTAAGGGGTATTTGGCTCatcaacatgagttgagtttaGTTGATAAAAGTTACCATCTCAATGTTTGGCCCAACaaatttaaatgttggtggagttgaacTGGTTTTTTTTGCCAACACACCTCAACTCTCCCTCCCTCCCAcgttttcaatggctccaccaATGGACCACCGTCGGCAACTACTGTTACCACACTTTGGCGATACGCTTCGACAATCACCTAGTGCGGCCAACTCCAGCCTCTAACAATCACGTTTGATGACAACTTTGACGATCAATTCCATCGACCATCTTCGCACAAGCAACTCAGATGATCATATTTGGtccaataaaaagaaattgagatTTGACCAATAATAGTGAACCCAAAAAAGACACTATCGGATCTTATACTCGTTATAAGGTAGATGAGTTACTCCTCTTGTTGCTGATTGTTTTTTAGATGAAACCTTGTATAATCAAATATGGTATCATAACCCATAAAACTTAAATGGgtatttggtaaaaaaaaaaatgtgaatcgATCAAGAATGATGAACTCACAATAGACATAATCTTGAGGAGGCATGTTGAGAATCttacatttaaaaaatcaagacaTTTTGCACTCCTTATAAGATAGATGCCCTACTTCTCTCATTgccaattgattttgagatggaaTCTCATATTATCAAATATGGCATATGAGTCCATAAAGCCTAAACGGGTGTTCGGTCCAATAGAAAGGAATTTAGATTCGATCATGAATGGTGAACCCAAAAGAGGTGCCATCGAATCTCGTAATCCTTATAAGATAGATGGGTCACTCATCCTCTTGTTGCCAACTGGGTTTGAGATGAAACCCCATACTATCAAATCGACCACCTTCGTGCTGCTAGCTCCAACGACTAACTCTAGGCTCCAGTAGCCACCTTCGCACAAACAACTTTGACGACCACTTTCGCACAACTAACTTTGAGCTCTGGCAACCATCTTCGACGATAACTCCAACAAATACCACctttgatgatcaacttcgTTGACAACCACCTTTGTCAACCAAACACTAACATTCATCTCAGGCGACCAACTCTGATGAAGACCACCTCTAACGAAAACCCTTAATGACAACTCTAGTTTTTGTAAACATGTAAATAGACCCCTAACGACAACCATATTTTCTGTGCATGTTCAAGTCATACGTTTTACGACTATTAAAGTATATCGTAGGGTTGTtggttatataaataatattattcaGTCTACGTTAAatgcaatatttatatatagaaattagaaTGATGGTTGCTAAAAAGAAGATTGTGCTATCATTTTGTAACTTTCTTATCTTCCACTCCCGACTTTCATTTTTTACATTTATGTAAGGGTGCTTACTAAAAGAAATAATGTACTAGAAAATATATGGTGAAAagatattacatttttaaataaGGAAAAACATGGTGAAAATATGTtacattttttaagaaagaaaaacaaatggttattaATTTTTAAGCTCATTCAGCGTTCATGATCGAGAGCTAAGTAGTTGTAAAAAGTTTCCATCTGTTTGGAATATGTTGTGTTTTAAGAATTTAAAAAGTATATGTTATgtaattgaatattaaaaaattaaatttaaaatttgtatttagTATACATTTACTTCGTATAAATTTGTTATgttctaaaaatgaaaaaatagcaTTTTTTagtgtttaaaattaaaaaaaatatatattcatctaattgaaaataaaaaatattaaaataaaatacaaaatcaatttcatttagaaaaatgagatcaaataactaaaataaactaaactttgcATCCAAAAAtcaattaccaactcaactgaggagacaaaataaaacaaaagctCAGTTCGGATTTATTCGAATTTTAGATTACGGTGTTTAACCAGTAATACACGTTTACCACCTTTCAATACGTGTCAAACCCTTATTGGTCAAGGTACCCTACTGGTCAGTGAAGAAAATCAGAACCTCTCTCCCCATCTTTAATTTTGTAAACAAACAATCAACATTTTTCTTTCTACATTACCGAAAATCCCCATTTTCGTGTCTGCGATCTTCGTTTAATTCCATCCTTCAGCGTCGTCTCTTCCGTTTCCGTTTTCCGGTTTTCTTCCAAACTCAGAAAAGCACCTTCCACCCAACTGGGATAGCCGGGCTCTGCATCTACGAAGAGATCCTTTCTATTACTATCATTTCTATCATCCCTAGACGCGTCAATCTCTCCCATTTCTCTCTACAAATCATGTTGTTTCTTGCCCGCTGTTGTGTTCTGTGATAGATCACTCGACTCTGAGTCGGAAATTATTTGCTGATACTGAATCTGGGAAAGGTGATTGTCGCGCCGGAGCCTGTTCTGAGATCCCATGGCTAGGACCAGATCATCTACGAGCAAATGGAGGTATTGCCACCCATCGTATTACCTGAAGAGACCCAAACGATTGGCTTTTCTTTTAGTGGCATTCGTTTGTGCTAGTTTACTAGTTTGGGACCGGCAGACTCTGCTCAGAGAACATGAGGTACTGTTTAAATTTTGAGTCtcgcttaattttcaaatcgtAGTACTTGCGCAAATGTTAGTTTGGTTGCTTTGAATTTTGTGGGATTTATGAGGAATTTCTGTGAAGGGGCCTTCTAAGTTGGGTTGCCTGATGCTTTAGGACGGTGGAATATGAGAAAAATGCTACCAGTTTAGCATCTGAATTTGGCACGTCAATGTTTGAATGGGTCCTCTCCTCCTTATCTTCATTTCCTGGTAAACGGCGACTTGTGGAGTAGAATTTATCGAGAAAATTCCAAATCTCTGTATCTTATTTTTTCCTCTCGCGACGACAGTTAGTCAAGTCCACGTCGCAACTCACCCAACCCAAGTTGTTGAAACTGATAATTCCTCGTGTTTGTCCACTATCTCATTATATTGCTACCAATGATGGGTTTTAAAATTACATGTCTTCGAATTAAAGAACGAATTTGCTCGATCAAATGGATGTTACTGCCTGCTGGCTCGGGGGTGGGGGGTGGGTGTTGTTCCTcattcaaagaaagaaaaaaaaaaaaaaaattccctttTAACAACTTGTATCATTTCCTACTCATGAGTGACTAGTATTATATGTACAACCGTCCTTAGTTATTGTTCTTTGCTATTATGATTTATTACCAATCTTGTCCGGATTAGCTGTACTCTCTATCCACGGATCCATTTTGGAAATGATATCTGGGTCGAGCTAAATAGGCACACTACTTATCTGAAAAGCAAGTTGATGCGATCATGTCATACTCTATCCAGTGGCATCAAGTTCAATTCGTCCTTTTAAGAATATAATTGGTTACAAAGATCGAATTTTTCATCGATGTTAATGTCTAGTTTTGGGCTGCCACATAGTATATTCAAAACCTTGATTCTGTTTCGAAGTTTGGGGTAATCCCTGACATTGATGTTAGGACaattttcaatgtagttctttcaGTATGAGAGTATTTTCTTTCCTGCATTGTTCCTTGCCAGCTTTTGATATTCATTACTCTTGTGTAGGATGAGCTTTCAAAGTTAAACTCTGAGGTGGTACGATTGAAAAGTCTGGTAAGAGATTTGATGTATCTATCCCTGCTTGATTCCAGTCTAAGCTGCTTACGTTCAATTTATTTCAGTTATGGTCTTAATAAGTGCAAATGCCTATATAAAAATTGTATGGTCAGGTAGAAGAAGTTAACTATAAGTCACAGAATACAAATGCCAGAGTTATTGAGGAGGCCAAGGAGGAGGAGGTTGATGATCCTATTGATGCTGAGCGAAGGGAGAAAGTCAAAGAAGCAGCACTTCATGCCTGGAGTTCCTATGAGAAGTATGCTTGGGGACAAGATGAGCTGCAGGTATGATGGGTTTTCTTCTGCGTAATATAATCTCTTCATTTGCCAAAGTTTGATTTCATTTTAAGTTAACAGTTAACATCTATGAATTGGTTTGAGAGTCAAAgttttatgtataaataatgtcaaaattcCGCACTTGTGCTCTTTCcctctatttttccttttgtcCTGAAACAGAGGTATAAAAAAGCCCAATTATGCCCTTTCTTTGTGTTTACCTTAAGGCATTTGTATGTGTGGGGTTATCTTTAGACCCTTGGCAATATTCTACATTTTCTTTGTAATGCATCGATGTAGtagtttgaaaatcaaaacGGAGATTTGCAATCTGAGCATAGCTCATCTAGTTAAGACACCAGCCTTGACCAAAAACTTAGAAGTTCAAATCCCCATGCCACATgtttaactaaaaaatataattctGCATGTGTTCGAGAGTTGGAGTGCTTGTTATGTTGTATGAAAAGATATAAATAATGAGATAGAGGTGAAAACTGATTGTTGACTTTGGAATTTATGACTTCCAATAGGTATATGAACCGATCATGGCTTGCAAATTCATTCTATTGTGTTCCTTGATTTCTCTCCCATAGTGGCTAGTAAATATGAAGTGATTTGGTTCGGATGTAGCACCAAGGATGTCATTATCCATACTTTAACTAACCAGAAGTTTTGAATTTCAGATTGATTGCacatttgcattttttttttggggggggggaaTGATTGCTCTTTTGTCTccctttgttatttttattttcaactttatcGGGTTGTGCATTCAATTTTAATGGGTAACATCTTTCTTTCCTCATTTCTCTTAATTTTGCGTGTGACCAGCCACAATCAAAAAGCGGGATTAATAGCTTTGGTGGTCTTGGAGCAACGATAGTAGATTCTCTTGATACATTGTATATTATGGGTCTCAATGAGCAATTCCAAAGAGCTAAAGAGTGAGTGTTTTGAATCTTTATTTTCCCCGTTTCTTAACGCATTTAACTCATTGACTCGCTGTTACATATTCTAGATGTTTTGTTCCTTCTGTTAGCCAAAAGAGCACCAAAATGTTATTAGAGTTTTTTTGCTGCAAACTCCGAGCGCATTTTTTCTTCCGTGCTCCCCCACCcttactctctctctctaagaaaattctagtttctatttttttaatctctagT
This region includes:
- the LOC120086918 gene encoding uncharacterized protein LOC120086918 — encoded protein: MDSTDMEFDGTATDTSKNKLDVETDANTSIVDIDSANKTSDIPNLPKRGKVVKKSMVWDHFERLKDCNWRLHRRILSLCPIENHEDDTIGKTIEKNLKDLGIERVMTLTVDNASSNDTAIAYLLKRFNKGLLFGREFLHVRCCAHILNLTVAMKFEKAFDRLEDEDASYRHDFLSNKEDWTNAKMLIRILKNCIRLNAGSANAMLVEMANSMKAKFEKYWGNNEKNNLLLYVAIVLDPRKKLRCRFHEYSTQSGSGSTTTNTPIVSTSETIIYCDPIEKMGQDFVYDTVDIDFEGNETTSFEQGSEIDIYLLEASESAFSTRGLIVDSSHCSLDPKRVEALICTQNWLHSNPIDLEVQHDLKEASLFEEGFRVIMDDEKEVQDLPDFAKLSLID